The Niallia alba genome includes a window with the following:
- a CDS encoding flagellin N-terminal helical domain-containing protein, whose protein sequence is MRINHNIAALNTYNKLSSANNAQSKSMEKLSSGLRINNAADDAAGLAISEKMRGQIRGLDQAAKNAQDGISLIQTAEGALSETTDILQRMRELATQAANDTNTETDRGEIQKEMNSLTSEINRIGNTTEFNTQKLLNGDKDGGAVAAEYKLASTDIDFANTKEMTIGGKAYTATTTDNGLAGLAKLVNADTTNKYTATANDDGSLTLTAKTAGVDSVTSGDFKKGAAAVTESTVTVGKAADSTKSLKFQIGANEKQSLSLDISDMRAVALGISETGTSNSKLAVTDGTNNTTTEQALDVSTHEKAANAVTKIQSAIDQVSAERSKLGANQNRLDHTINNLSTSSENLTAAESRIRDVDYALAA, encoded by the coding sequence ATGAGAATCAATCATAATATCGCAGCTCTTAACACTTACAACAAATTAAGTAGCGCAAACAATGCACAAAGCAAATCAATGGAGAAATTATCTTCTGGTCTTCGTATTAATAATGCAGCTGATGACGCAGCTGGTCTAGCAATCTCTGAAAAAATGCGTGGTCAAATCCGTGGTTTAGACCAAGCAGCTAAAAACGCTCAAGATGGAATTTCTTTAATCCAAACTGCTGAAGGTGCTTTAAGCGAAACTACTGATATCCTACAACGTATGCGTGAATTAGCAACACAAGCAGCTAACGATACAAATACTGAAACAGATCGTGGAGAAATCCAAAAAGAGATGAACTCTTTAACTTCTGAAATCAACCGTATTGGTAATACCACTGAGTTTAATACTCAAAAGTTATTGAATGGTGATAAAGATGGAGGTGCAGTAGCAGCAGAATATAAATTAGCATCTACAGATATTGATTTTGCAAACACAAAAGAAATGACAATTGGTGGTAAAGCATATACTGCTACTACTACTGATAATGGTCTTGCTGGACTAGCAAAATTGGTTAATGCAGACACAACTAATAAATATACAGCTACTGCTAATGACGATGGCTCGCTTACACTTACTGCTAAAACAGCTGGTGTTGATTCCGTTACTTCTGGTGACTTTAAAAAAGGCGCTGCTGCAGTAACTGAATCAACAGTAACTGTAGGTAAAGCCGCAGATTCTACTAAGAGTCTTAAATTCCAAATCGGTGCTAACGAAAAACAAAGTTTAAGCCTTGATATATCTGATATGAGAGCTGTTGCTTTAGGAATTTCTGAAACAGGTACTAGTAATTCTAAACTAGCTGTAACTGATGGTACCAATAATACAACTACTGAACAAGCGCTTGATGTATCAACACATGAGAAAGCTGCGAATGCAGTAACTAAAATCCAATCAGCTATTGACCAAGTTTCTGCTGAGCGTTCTAAACTTGGTGCAAACCAAAACCGTTTAGACCACACTATCAACAACTTAAGTACTTCTTCTGAAAACTTAACTGCTGCGGAATCTCGTATCCGTGACGTTGATTATGCTTTAGCTGCGTAA
- the fliW gene encoding flagellar assembly protein FliW, which yields MKIATKYHGEKEIQEKEVITFPQAIPGFPEEKEFVLLPLDEESQFIVLQSVENQQLAFVLSNPFTFFKEYEFTLEDHIVELLELESEEDIQVFSILTVQDQFEKTTANLQAPVVINSKKNIAKQVILNEPNYHTKHPLFQKNNPTLVKG from the coding sequence GTGAAAATTGCGACGAAATATCACGGTGAAAAAGAAATACAAGAAAAAGAAGTCATTACATTTCCACAAGCAATTCCTGGTTTTCCTGAAGAAAAGGAATTTGTTCTCTTACCCCTTGATGAGGAAAGTCAATTTATTGTTTTACAATCGGTAGAAAATCAACAATTAGCGTTTGTGCTTTCTAATCCATTTACCTTCTTTAAGGAATATGAATTTACATTAGAAGATCATATTGTTGAGCTATTGGAATTAGAATCAGAAGAAGATATCCAAGTTTTTTCTATATTAACTGTTCAAGATCAATTTGAAAAGACAACGGCAAATCTGCAAGCACCTGTTGTCATTAATAGTAAGAAGAATATCGCAAAGCAAGTCATTTTAAATGAACCAAATTACCACACAAAGCACCCATTATTTCAAAAAAATAATCCAACATTGGTAAAGGGGTGA
- the nikB gene encoding nickel ABC transporter permease produces the protein MISMIIRRLFQLVLLLIGISFLVFASMHMAPGDPASIIAGPTATDSDIAAIQESLGLNKPFLVQYWDYLKNVLQGDLGYSYQTKQSVSEAIALRFPNTLNLAIASIIVAVVIGLVAGIISALKQNSWLDVFSTVFSLGGISIPNFWLGSILILVFAVNLQMLPVGGLDAPFWTIEGMQQLILPAITLGTGSAAMIARMSRSSMLEVIQADYVRTARAKGVKEKSIIGVHAMKNAMIPVITVIGVNFGGLLGGTIITEQVFAINGVGRLMINAIASRDFPMVQGSVLLVASLFVLVNLIVDIIYVFVDPRISYDN, from the coding sequence TTGATCTCGATGATTATTAGAAGGCTATTTCAGCTCGTATTATTACTTATTGGAATATCTTTCTTAGTTTTTGCTAGTATGCACATGGCACCAGGTGATCCAGCTTCGATTATAGCAGGACCAACGGCAACTGATTCTGATATCGCCGCCATTCAAGAAAGTTTAGGTTTGAATAAGCCTTTTCTTGTTCAGTATTGGGACTATTTAAAAAATGTTTTACAGGGCGACCTGGGTTATTCCTATCAAACGAAACAGTCTGTGTCAGAAGCGATTGCGCTAAGATTTCCGAATACACTGAATTTAGCGATTGCAAGTATCATTGTTGCGGTTGTGATTGGATTAGTAGCTGGTATTATCTCAGCACTTAAACAAAATTCATGGCTAGATGTATTCAGTACTGTATTTTCATTAGGCGGGATATCGATCCCTAACTTCTGGCTAGGTTCTATCTTGATTCTCGTATTCGCCGTCAACTTGCAGATGCTGCCGGTTGGAGGATTGGATGCTCCGTTTTGGACAATAGAGGGAATGCAGCAGTTAATTCTTCCTGCTATTACATTAGGAACGGGGTCAGCTGCAATGATTGCTAGGATGAGTCGTTCCTCGATGTTGGAAGTGATTCAAGCGGATTATGTCCGAACGGCGAGAGCCAAAGGAGTGAAGGAAAAATCAATTATTGGCGTCCATGCAATGAAAAATGCAATGATTCCTGTCATTACCGTAATTGGCGTTAACTTTGGAGGATTATTAGGGGGAACGATTATTACCGAACAGGTTTTTGCAATAAACGGAGTTGGGAGATTAATGATTAATGCGATTGCATCAAGAGATTTTCCGATGGTGCAAGGATCAGTATTATTGGTTGCTTCCCTCTTTGTTTTAGTGAACTTAATCGTTGATATTATTTATGTCTTTGTAGATCCGAGAATTAGCTATGACAATTAA
- the flaG gene encoding flagellar protein FlaG, which translates to MIERIGSQHNIYTPRQAENTNGIEKKLDSMDPQLQLYGPKPNKQQLNEVIESMNAFMQPSHTSLKFELHEKLNDYYVTVIDDDTKEVVREIPSKKMLDMYAAMKEFMGLVIDEKI; encoded by the coding sequence ATGATTGAACGGATTGGTTCCCAACATAATATCTACACACCTAGACAAGCGGAAAACACTAATGGTATCGAAAAAAAATTAGATAGTATGGATCCTCAGTTACAGCTTTATGGTCCAAAACCAAACAAACAGCAATTAAACGAAGTAATTGAAAGTATGAATGCTTTCATGCAGCCTTCACATACTTCCTTGAAATTTGAGCTTCATGAAAAATTAAATGATTATTATGTAACAGTTATTGATGATGACACGAAAGAAGTAGTTCGCGAAATTCCATCTAAAAAAATGCTCGATATGTATGCAGCGATGAAGGAATTTATGGGCTTAGTAATTGATGAGAAGATTTAA
- a CDS encoding glucose-1-phosphate adenylyltransferase, which translates to MLNKKCIAMLLAGGRGTRLKKLTEELAKPAVPFGGKYRIVDFTLSNCRNSGIDTVGVLTQYQPHVLQNYIKDGKDWDLDSRDGGLSILPPYQCGTEERWYDGTAHAIYQNISYIDQYNPDYVLVISGDHIYKMDYNLMLQQHIKTGADATISVTEVPWAEASRFGIMNTDGTNNRIVDFEEKPSNPKSNLASMGVYIFKWKTLKNYLQKEEKNELSSKDFGKDIIPAMLTDNRKLHAYTFKGYWKDVGTIDSFWKANMDLLSKESNIFLNDKDWTVFTHEQCFAPSYIESSATVKRSIISEGCEIYGTVENSVIFNDVIIGKGSIVKDSVLLPGTVIGENVVIEKSVTACNVTVEDHCIIAPEDADSEIVLIGESVENKQTRVGLSRVI; encoded by the coding sequence ATTTTGAATAAGAAATGTATTGCAATGCTATTGGCTGGCGGAAGAGGGACAAGATTAAAAAAACTAACAGAAGAATTAGCAAAACCAGCAGTACCCTTTGGAGGAAAATATCGTATTGTTGACTTTACATTAAGCAACTGCCGTAATTCAGGTATAGATACAGTTGGTGTATTGACACAATACCAGCCACATGTACTGCAAAATTACATTAAAGACGGAAAAGATTGGGATTTGGACAGCAGAGATGGCGGACTTAGCATCCTCCCTCCATACCAATGTGGTACTGAAGAGCGCTGGTATGATGGTACAGCCCATGCTATTTATCAAAATATATCCTATATTGACCAGTATAACCCGGATTATGTTCTTGTTATTTCTGGTGACCATATTTATAAAATGGATTATAATTTAATGCTACAACAGCATATAAAAACAGGGGCAGATGCAACGATTTCAGTTACGGAAGTTCCTTGGGCGGAAGCAAGCCGATTTGGCATCATGAACACAGATGGCACGAATAATCGCATTGTCGATTTTGAAGAAAAACCATCTAACCCAAAATCGAATTTAGCTTCAATGGGTGTTTATATTTTCAAATGGAAAACGCTTAAAAACTATCTGCAAAAAGAAGAAAAAAATGAATTATCTTCAAAAGATTTTGGGAAAGATATTATTCCTGCCATGCTGACAGATAACCGCAAATTACACGCTTATACATTTAAAGGTTACTGGAAGGACGTTGGGACAATCGACAGCTTCTGGAAAGCAAATATGGACTTATTATCGAAGGAAAGCAATATCTTTCTAAATGACAAAGACTGGACCGTATTCACCCACGAACAGTGCTTTGCCCCATCCTATATTGAATCTTCCGCTACCGTAAAACGCTCCATTATAAGTGAAGGCTGCGAAATTTATGGAACAGTAGAAAACTCCGTCATCTTTAATGATGTCATTATCGGAAAAGGATCAATCGTTAAAGATTCTGTACTCCTTCCTGGAACCGTTATCGGTGAAAATGTAGTCATCGAAAAGAGTGTAACGGCCTGTAATGTAACGGTTGAAGATCACTGCATTATTGCTCCAGAGGATGCTGATTCGGAGATTGTTTTGATCGGAGAAAGTGTTGAGAATAAGCAGACTCGTGTTGGGTTGTCTCGAGTGATTTAA
- a CDS encoding DDE-type integrase/transposase/recombinase produces the protein MYPQIITYLLTFINYQEQLIRTLLTLLIGKSMFDKPTEQPVNKPYRKLQVDDLPVIEVLEQLDYRVLLSEYLEKNGKPLKPVQRRKNAKVSVPKSMNCPKCGAPSDYLYANNGDKGQYQCKVCTELFSEKNRYSKEAILKCPHCSKTLEKIKERKDFHVFKCKNNDCSYYQKKLNGMTSKEKKRFKKDPQAFKLRYIFRQFHIDFQPLSKESPELPAVDLSKIYASPHTLGLILTYHVNYGLSARKTAAIMQDVHGVMISHQTVLNYENSVALLLKPYVDHYPYELSDQFCGDETYIRVNGRWHYLFFFFDAVKKIILSYPVSPNRDTATAIRAIDEVLIKMKEIPENLTFVVDGNPIYLLAQHFFAQHGISFDVKQVIGLTNEDPVSTEYRPLKQIIERLNRTFKGNYRSTHGFGSEHGSISYVTLFTAYFNFLRPHAALEGKVPVVNPELKGLPTMPARWTKLIGLAQQWIVEQRQA, from the coding sequence TTGTACCCTCAAATTATAACCTATTTATTAACTTTTATAAACTATCAAGAACAACTAATTCGAACATTGCTTACTTTATTGATTGGTAAGAGTATGTTTGATAAGCCTACTGAACAGCCAGTAAATAAACCATATCGAAAACTTCAAGTGGACGACCTTCCGGTCATTGAAGTTCTGGAACAGCTTGATTATCGAGTTCTTCTTAGTGAATATCTAGAGAAGAACGGGAAACCACTTAAACCTGTTCAAAGGCGTAAGAATGCAAAAGTTTCCGTACCTAAATCCATGAACTGCCCAAAGTGTGGTGCTCCATCAGATTATCTTTATGCCAACAATGGAGATAAAGGCCAGTATCAATGCAAGGTGTGTACAGAGCTCTTCAGTGAAAAGAACCGTTATTCTAAGGAAGCCATCCTGAAGTGTCCTCATTGTTCCAAAACTCTCGAGAAAATAAAAGAAAGAAAAGATTTTCACGTGTTTAAGTGCAAGAACAATGACTGTTCTTATTATCAAAAGAAGCTCAATGGGATGACTTCAAAAGAAAAGAAAAGGTTCAAAAAGGACCCTCAAGCATTTAAATTAAGATACATTTTCCGTCAGTTTCATATCGATTTCCAGCCGTTATCCAAGGAATCACCAGAACTGCCGGCCGTTGACTTATCAAAGATTTATGCATCACCACATACATTAGGATTAATCCTAACCTATCATGTAAACTATGGCCTTTCGGCCCGTAAAACAGCTGCGATTATGCAGGACGTACACGGAGTGATGATTTCACATCAGACTGTATTGAACTACGAAAATAGCGTAGCTTTATTACTTAAACCTTATGTGGATCACTATCCCTATGAACTTTCAGACCAATTCTGCGGTGATGAAACGTATATCAGAGTAAACGGTCGATGGCATTATTTATTTTTCTTTTTTGACGCCGTGAAAAAGATTATTCTTTCGTATCCGGTGTCGCCTAATCGAGACACAGCAACAGCCATTCGAGCAATTGATGAGGTCTTAATCAAGATGAAAGAGATTCCAGAAAATCTGACCTTTGTGGTAGACGGGAATCCAATCTATCTTTTAGCCCAACATTTCTTCGCTCAACATGGGATTTCATTCGATGTGAAGCAGGTCATTGGATTAACCAATGAGGACCCTGTTTCGACCGAATATAGACCACTGAAACAAATAATTGAGAGACTTAACCGCACCTTTAAGGGCAATTATCGCTCCACTCATGGATTCGGCTCTGAACATGGTTCCATTTCATACGTCACCTTATTTACGGCCTACTTTAACTTTTTGCGTCCGCATGCCGCCTTAGAAGGAAAAGTGCCCGTAGTGAATCCAGAACTCAAGGGGCTTCCAACAATGCCAGCACGTTGGACAAAGCTCATTGGATTAGCACAACAATGGATAGTAGAACAAAGACAAGCCTAA
- a CDS encoding Lrp/AsnC family transcriptional regulator, giving the protein MKLDETDKRILDLLTANGRLSYVEIGKELNLSRVAIRERVSQLIENGVIEKFSAVINSEKVGKTVSAFFEVDCEPASLIQVAQTLAENPVVASCYQMTGPSTLHMHVLVEDFEALESFTNNELYSLEGITRVESHILLRRFKSRNGLKI; this is encoded by the coding sequence ATGAAGTTAGATGAAACAGATAAACGAATATTAGATTTACTTACAGCAAATGGCAGACTATCTTATGTAGAGATTGGAAAAGAACTAAATTTATCACGAGTAGCAATAAGAGAGAGGGTCAGCCAACTTATCGAAAATGGAGTCATAGAGAAATTCAGCGCTGTTATCAATTCTGAAAAAGTAGGCAAGACAGTTTCCGCCTTTTTTGAAGTCGACTGCGAGCCAGCTTCTCTTATTCAAGTAGCGCAAACGCTAGCGGAAAATCCAGTTGTAGCAAGCTGCTATCAAATGACAGGTCCAAGCACTTTACATATGCACGTCCTAGTCGAAGACTTCGAAGCACTAGAAAGTTTTACCAACAACGAGCTCTATTCTTTAGAAGGAATCACAAGAGTGGAAAGCCATATCCTTTTAAGAAGATTTAAAAGCAGAAATGGCTTGAAAATTTAA
- a CDS encoding DUF6470 family protein — MFPQIRLQSTPARLDMWVDKGSLEIQQKQAEVEMEQPKAELTIERRPSQLTIDQTKAREDVGYKSVPRMIEDSAAEGKQAVMEGIARRGQERNELLQIQNGGNVIASQAKRNSQGDPKQFGLGWIPSPNSVQINYDPGEVNVSIEPKKAIINSTINKPEIKYTPSKVNIQLAQYPSLEIDFENLKYIGVNYEQYI; from the coding sequence ATGTTTCCGCAAATTAGATTACAATCGACGCCGGCGCGTCTAGATATGTGGGTGGATAAGGGATCGCTTGAGATTCAGCAGAAACAGGCTGAGGTAGAGATGGAACAGCCGAAAGCGGAATTAACGATTGAAAGAAGACCGTCTCAATTAACGATTGATCAGACAAAGGCAAGGGAAGATGTCGGTTATAAAAGTGTGCCACGGATGATTGAAGATTCGGCCGCTGAAGGAAAACAAGCTGTAATGGAAGGGATAGCCAGACGAGGACAAGAACGTAATGAATTATTGCAAATTCAAAATGGCGGGAATGTAATCGCTAGCCAAGCGAAAAGAAATAGTCAAGGCGATCCCAAGCAATTTGGTTTAGGATGGATTCCTTCTCCAAATAGTGTGCAAATCAATTATGACCCAGGAGAAGTGAATGTTTCGATTGAACCGAAAAAAGCTATCATTAATAGTACAATAAACAAACCTGAAATTAAATACACACCTTCTAAGGTTAATATCCAACTAGCACAATATCCATCTTTAGAGATAGACTTTGAAAATTTAAAGTATATTGGGGTAAACTATGAACAATACATATAA
- the hpf gene encoding ribosome hibernation-promoting factor, HPF/YfiA family, with protein MNFNIRGENIEVTPAIREYVEKKISKLERYFSETPDAQVNVNLKTYNDKTSKVEVTIPMSQLLLRAEEDHMDMYAAIDLISDKLERQIRKHKTKVNRKHREKGNLNELFGSYESAPNTEEEEQDLEIVRQKRFNLKPMDSEEAILQMDLLGHNFFVYTDAETNNTNIVYKRKDGKYGLIEAQ; from the coding sequence ATGAACTTCAACATTAGAGGAGAAAACATTGAGGTAACTCCAGCAATTAGAGAGTACGTAGAAAAGAAAATATCAAAATTAGAAAGATATTTTTCTGAAACACCAGATGCACAAGTAAATGTGAACTTAAAAACGTATAATGACAAAACTTCTAAGGTCGAGGTTACAATTCCAATGTCCCAGTTGCTGTTACGTGCAGAAGAAGACCACATGGATATGTATGCAGCCATTGATTTAATCTCTGATAAATTAGAAAGACAAATAAGAAAACATAAAACAAAAGTAAATCGTAAGCATAGAGAAAAAGGAAATCTTAACGAACTATTTGGTTCTTACGAGAGTGCGCCAAATACAGAGGAAGAAGAACAGGATCTAGAGATTGTCCGTCAAAAACGCTTCAATTTAAAACCAATGGATAGCGAAGAAGCAATCCTACAAATGGACCTTTTAGGCCATAACTTCTTCGTCTACACAGACGCAGAAACAAACAACACTAATATCGTCTATAAACGAAAAGACGGAAAGTACGGCTTAATCGAAGCACAATAA
- a CDS encoding endonuclease produces MSAGYTEHFYSQSRNSKYFSDLMKVWYPEGKKILPLTFLERYLNVFALAWFYQDDGCLIMKDSKIKKIILSTECFTIEENKLLAKLIYQKFHILFSQDKQNRLLLYDQKQILYFLHMVDPYMHSCMDRKRRVALFLPSKLLDKRTTIKLPLSITIKCPTEEIYQILNTLPNLLSLIKSKNGYRNLFINDYFLENFTNTKKSYQIIIKGEHRDLLEECNYISGLNNSQITELCYRINKMSEKEISNLLNQQTTK; encoded by the coding sequence ATTTCAGCTGGCTATACAGAACATTTCTATTCACAATCAAGAAACAGTAAATATTTTTCTGATTTAATGAAAGTATGGTATCCAGAAGGTAAAAAAATCCTTCCATTAACATTTTTAGAAAGATACCTAAACGTTTTTGCCCTTGCATGGTTTTATCAAGACGATGGATGCTTAATAATGAAAGATTCAAAAATAAAAAAGATTATTTTATCCACTGAATGCTTTACTATAGAAGAAAACAAATTGTTAGCCAAACTAATTTACCAAAAGTTTCATATACTATTTTCTCAGGATAAACAAAATAGACTACTACTGTATGATCAAAAACAGATACTTTATTTTCTACATATGGTAGACCCATATATGCACTCTTGTATGGATAGAAAAAGGAGAGTAGCTCTTTTTCTCCCATCTAAATTACTTGATAAACGAACAACGATAAAACTTCCACTATCCATAACTATAAAATGTCCTACAGAAGAAATCTATCAAATTCTAAATACACTTCCAAACCTACTATCATTAATTAAGTCTAAAAACGGATATAGAAATTTATTTATAAACGACTATTTTTTAGAGAATTTTACTAATACGAAGAAAAGCTATCAAATTATTATTAAAGGAGAGCATAGGGACTTATTAGAAGAATGTAATTATATTAGTGGTTTAAACAATAGCCAAATTACTGAACTTTGCTACCGAATAAATAAAATGAGTGAGAAAGAAATTAGTAACCTATTAAATCAACAAACTACTAAATAA
- the fliS gene encoding flagellar export chaperone FliS: MAISNPYQSYQQNSVNTASAGDLTLMLYNGCLKFLHLAKNAIKENDIPTRNTNIQKSQNIIKELMVTLNMDIPISQNLMSLYDYMNRQLMKANIENDVTIIEEVESLVTEFRDTWKEAIVLNRQKQHGQGGQA, from the coding sequence ATGGCCATTTCAAACCCCTATCAATCCTATCAGCAGAACTCCGTAAACACGGCATCTGCTGGAGATTTGACATTAATGCTATATAACGGCTGTCTGAAATTTTTACACTTAGCCAAAAATGCAATTAAAGAAAATGACATTCCAACAAGAAACACCAATATTCAAAAATCACAAAATATCATTAAGGAATTAATGGTAACGTTAAATATGGATATTCCGATCTCACAAAATTTGATGTCTTTGTATGATTATATGAACCGCCAGTTAATGAAGGCGAACATTGAGAATGACGTTACGATTATTGAGGAAGTGGAATCCCTTGTGACTGAATTCCGTGATACGTGGAAAGAAGCGATTGTTTTAAATCGTCAAAAACAGCATGGGCAAGGTGGTCAAGCATAA
- the csrA gene encoding carbon storage regulator CsrA: protein MLVLTRKKGEVIKIGDDMEITIVATKGEQVKIGISAPKNVEIYRKEVYEEIIAENKQASVDVAAVMNLFKGKH, encoded by the coding sequence ATGTTAGTTTTGACACGGAAAAAAGGTGAGGTTATAAAAATTGGCGATGATATGGAGATAACGATTGTTGCTACAAAAGGAGAGCAAGTAAAAATCGGTATATCAGCCCCGAAGAATGTAGAAATATATCGTAAAGAGGTATATGAAGAAATAATAGCAGAAAATAAGCAGGCATCAGTAGATGTTGCAGCAGTGATGAATTTGTTTAAAGGGAAGCATTAA
- a CDS encoding flagellar hook-associated protein 2, giving the protein MVLRIGGLASGMDIDTLVEQLMTAERVPLDKINQKKTYTEWQRDDYREMNSLLLDLDNTIFNGVAKQASYIKKTVSISNSDALSVKNVNSTIDFSGSIKINELASAATMQSFTDSKIRDSSKKLSDIGFSGSQTITISAITKDGVIQENSYKLPISEDDTLDSIITRINKDSGVTAFFDNKTQRISFTAKNTGGIEGAPEIILSDDGDSPNKFFNNILGINSNNDLAAKPREDGTVFGTAGTNADITYNGLNITRSSNTFTVNGVEFTAKKVTTEAVTFSSTPDVDGILDTITQFVNKYNELVEKIRAKTTETKYRDYQPLTDAQKEDMSEDEIEKWDKLAKSGTLKNDSILNNVLTKMRSNFSSPVSGTSTYSQLSQIGISTTANYLDGGKLTIDEDKLRAAISADPNAVYELFQKDGSTSSEQGIARRLRDTLKTAMTDITAKAGKTTSVNNTFTLGKVLNNYASQITRFEDKLKLIENRYWARFTAMETAINKANSQSTYLTNMFSS; this is encoded by the coding sequence ATGGTATTAAGAATTGGTGGTTTAGCTAGTGGAATGGATATTGATACACTTGTTGAGCAGTTAATGACTGCAGAACGAGTGCCACTAGATAAGATAAATCAGAAAAAGACATATACAGAGTGGCAACGTGATGACTATCGGGAAATGAATTCATTGTTGCTAGATTTAGATAATACTATTTTTAATGGAGTTGCTAAGCAGGCAAGTTATATTAAAAAAACAGTTTCTATATCCAATTCAGATGCACTTTCGGTAAAGAATGTGAATTCGACGATAGATTTTTCTGGTTCTATTAAAATAAATGAATTGGCTAGTGCCGCAACGATGCAAAGTTTCACGGATTCAAAAATAAGGGATTCATCCAAAAAACTCAGTGATATTGGGTTTTCAGGAAGTCAGACAATAACTATTAGTGCGATTACAAAAGACGGTGTTATCCAAGAAAACTCTTATAAATTACCAATTTCTGAGGATGATACATTGGACAGTATAATTACAAGGATTAATAAAGATTCTGGAGTAACTGCATTTTTTGATAATAAGACTCAAAGAATCTCTTTTACTGCAAAAAACACTGGCGGTATCGAGGGAGCGCCTGAAATAATTCTTTCTGATGATGGGGATTCTCCAAATAAATTTTTTAATAATATATTGGGAATAAACTCTAATAATGATTTAGCAGCTAAACCTCGTGAGGATGGGACAGTTTTTGGAACTGCTGGAACAAACGCTGACATCACATATAATGGTCTAAATATTACTAGAAGCTCCAACACCTTCACCGTCAACGGTGTAGAATTCACTGCAAAAAAAGTAACAACAGAAGCAGTAACCTTCTCCTCTACACCTGATGTAGATGGTATCTTGGACACAATAACACAATTTGTAAATAAATATAACGAATTGGTAGAAAAAATCCGTGCCAAAACAACAGAAACAAAGTACCGAGATTATCAACCTCTTACAGATGCGCAAAAAGAGGATATGTCAGAGGATGAAATTGAAAAATGGGATAAGCTTGCGAAAAGTGGTACGCTGAAAAATGATTCAATTTTAAATAATGTTTTAACAAAAATGCGTTCGAATTTTAGTTCTCCAGTAAGTGGGACGTCTACTTATTCGCAACTATCGCAAATTGGGATTTCAACTACTGCCAATTATTTAGATGGTGGGAAGCTAACAATTGATGAAGATAAACTAAGAGCAGCGATTTCGGCTGATCCAAACGCTGTTTATGAACTGTTTCAAAAGGATGGATCAACGAGTTCAGAACAAGGAATTGCACGTCGCTTAAGGGATACTCTAAAAACAGCGATGACTGATATCACGGCCAAAGCTGGGAAAACTACTAGTGTAAATAATACATTTACGTTAGGTAAAGTATTAAATAACTATGCAAGTCAAATTACTCGTTTTGAAGATAAATTGAAATTAATTGAAAACCGATATTGGGCTCGTTTCACAGCAATGGAAACAGCAATTAACAAAGCAAATAGCCAATCAACCTATTTAACAAATATGTTCAGTTCTTAA
- a CDS encoding flagellar protein FliT has product MEALKQCYAITNELVELLKGEAEVDTEKVNQLLDQRQACLTLLTSPTTETEKKIGQALLQQDKELVALLAKEKQSIQKELRSLEHKKSSNQKYVNPYQSLQTDGMFYDKRK; this is encoded by the coding sequence ATGGAAGCATTAAAGCAATGCTATGCTATTACGAATGAGTTAGTGGAGCTGTTGAAAGGAGAAGCTGAGGTAGATACGGAAAAAGTGAATCAGCTTCTGGATCAAAGGCAAGCTTGCTTAACACTTCTTACTTCTCCGACAACGGAAACGGAAAAGAAAATCGGACAGGCTCTATTGCAACAAGATAAAGAGTTGGTTGCATTGCTGGCAAAAGAAAAGCAATCGATTCAAAAGGAATTGCGTAGTTTAGAACACAAAAAATCATCCAATCAAAAATATGTGAATCCGTATCAATCGTTGCAAACAGATGGTATGTTTTACGATAAGCGAAAATAG